The following DNA comes from Occultella kanbiaonis.
GGGCGGCGGCTCGACCACGACGACGTCCGGCCGTCGGGTCAGCAGCAGCCGCACCGCCAACGGCACATCGAAGCTCAGGTACTGGAGGTAGCCGCGCACGTACCCGTCACCGTCCCGCAGCACGGGGCGGCGGGAGATCCGGATCGAGGGGTGCGTCGTCGGCGGCGCCCCGGTCGGCTCGGAGACCGTCAGGACGTCCACCCGGGCGCCGGCCGCGTGCAGGGCGTTCGCGAGCGCCGCGAGCCGGAACGAGGCGGCTGCCGCCTCGGGACTGAAGATCCGGGACACCATCGTGACCCGCCTCGGTCGCGGCGTGGGTGATCCGGGCGCGCGGTCGTCCTCCACCGGCTCAGCCGAGGGTCACGGTCCGGCCGGTGCGGGCCGATTCGAGGGCGGCCTCCGCGACCGCGACGGTCGCCAGTCCCTGCCTCATGGTGACGATGTCCGCCGGCTTGCCGAGGATCGCGTCGCGGAACGCCTCGTGCTCGGTCCGCAGAGGCTCCGGCTTGTCGATCGCGTACCGGATCACGTCACCCTCGGACACCCCACGGAACTGGGCCACATCGGCCCAGCGCGTCGGGATGTTCCCGTTCGCGTGGAAGGTGAGGTCGGCCAGCAGCGTGTCGGCCACGAACGTCCCCTTGTCCCCGGTGACGACGGTCAGCCGTTCCTTCATCGGCGAGAGCCAGTTCACCAGGTGGTTCGTCACGGTCCCGTCCGCCAGCAGCCCTGTGATCGCGACCAGGTCCTCGTGCTCGCGGCCGCTCTTGAACGCCGTCCGCGCCGCCACCGACGTGTACGCCTGCTGCGCCACCCAGGCCGTCAGGTCGATGTCGTGGGTGCCGAGGTCCTTGACCACGCCGACGTCGGCGATCCGGGCCGGGAACGGCCCCTGCCGTCGGGTCGCGATCTGATAGACGTCGCCCAGCTCGCCCGCCTCGAGGCGCGCACGCAGCGACTGCAGCGCCGGGTTGTACCGCTCGATGTGCCCGACCGCACCCACCAGGCCCGCACCCTCGAACGCGTCTGCCAGCGCCCGGGCACCCTCGGTGTCCTTGGCGAGCGGCTTCTCGATCAGCGCGTGCACGCCGGCCCCGGCCAGCGCCAGGCCGGCCTCGGTGTGGAACTGCGTGGGCACCGCCACCATCGCGTAGTCGATGCCGGCGTCGATCAGCGCTTGGACGTCAGGCAGGACCGGCAGTGCACCGGCGACATTGTGCGGGTCGCCGCCCGGATCGGCGACGGCCACCAGGTCGACGCCGTCGAGGGAACGCAGCACCCGGGCGTGGTGCCGGCCCATCATGCCGAGGCCGATGAGGCCAGCGCGCAGGTTCGCCATCACGCGCCCGCCTTCGCGACGGTGTTCACAGCGGTGACGATCCGGTCCAGGTCCTGCCGGGAGAGCGAGGGGTGCACCGGGAGCGAGATGACCTCGCGCGCCGCCCTCTCCGTCTCCGGCAGGTCGAGGCCGGGGGCGTAGCCCCGGAGGGACTCGAGGCGGTGGTTCGGGATCGGGTAGTAGACGCCGCAGCCGACGGCGTGCTCCTCGCGCAGCGCGGTGGCGAACGCGTCCCGGTCACCGGGCACCCGGATCGTGTACTGGTGGTAGACGTGCGTGGCACCCTCGGCCACGGCCGGGGTCAGCACGCCCTCGAGGTTCTCGTCCAGGAACGCGGCATTGGCCTGGCGCGCCCTCGTCCAGCCGCCGACCTTCGTCAGCTGCACCCGTCCGATGGCGGCGTGGATGTCCGTCATCCGGGCGTTGAACCCGATGACCTCGTTCGCGTACTGCTTCTGCATGCCCTGGTTGCGCAGCAGCCGGACGTTGCGGGCGATCTCGTCCGTGGCGCACGAGACCATGCCGCCCTCGCCGGAGGTCATGTTCTTCGTCGGGTACAGGGAGAACATCCCGAAGTCGCCGAACGAGCCGACCGGGGCTCCGTTCAGGGTGGCGCCGTGGGCCTGCGCGGCGTCCTCGAAGAGGCGCAGGCCGCGGGAGTCGGCGATCGCGCGCAGCTCGGTCATCGCGGCCGGGTGGCCGTACAGGTGGACCGGCATGATGCCCTTGGTCCGCTCGGTGATCGCGGCCCGGACGCCGGCCGGGTCGAGATTGAAGTACGTGCCCTCGATGTCGGCGAACACGGGGGTGGCCCCGGTGAGCGCCACCGAGTTCCCGGTTGCGGCGAAGGTGAACGAGGGCACGATGACCTCGTCGCCCGGCCCGACCCCGGCGGCCAGCAGACCCAGGTGCAGGCCGGACGTGCCGGAGTTGACGGCCACGCAGGTGCGACCGGCGACGAGCTCGGCCGCGAACTCCGCCTCGAAGGCGGCCACCTCGGGGCCCTGCGCGATCATGCCGCTGCGCAGCACACGGTCCACCGCGGCCCGTTCCTCGTCGCCGATGATCGGTCGTGCGGCAGGGATCAGGTCTTCGGTCACGGGGTCTCCTCAGCATCGTGGTCACGTTCGAGGGCCAGCCCACCGTCGGTCTCGACATAGGTCTCACCCGAACTCGGGCAGCGCCAGTGGCCGCCACCCTCGTCCTCCAGCGGCACCCCGGCACGGCCGACCCATCTCAGCCACCGGGCCGGGACGCCGGCCACCAGGGCGAAGTCCGGCACGTCCCTGGTCACGACGGCGCCCGCGGCCACGGTGGCCCATCGGCCAACCGTCACCGGGGCGATGCACACCGCGCGCGCACCCACCGAGCTCCCCTGCCGCAGCGTGACTCCGACGGCCTCCCAGTCCGCACCGGTCTTCAGGGACCCGTCGGGGTTCACGGCGCGCGGGAACTCGTCATTGGTGAGCACCGCGGCCGGGCCGACGAAGACGCCGTCCTCGAGCACGGCCGGCTCGTAGACGAGCGCGTAGTTCTGGAGCTTGCAGTTGTTGCCGAGGCTCACCCCCGGGCCGACGTACGCGCCGCGCCCGACGACGCAGCCGGTGCCCAGCACGGCGCCCTCGCGAACCTGCGCGAGGTGCCACACGGACGTGCCCTCCCCCAGGAACGCACGCGGGTCGACGTCGGCGGTGTCGCTGATGCGCACTCCCATGCCCGGCTCCTCGCGCTCTCGTCGTCGCCGCGGCCCTGCGCCGCTGGAGGCAGGTTATCGCCCCGTCACCACGGTTGGATCCTCCTCACGCCGTGGCACGCTGCCCCAGCCGGCACTGCCACAATGTGCGCATGACCACGAACGACGACGCCTGGCTCGTGGTGCCGTTGTACAACGAGGCCACCGTGATCGGCGACGTGATCAGGGCGGCCCTGCCCACGTTCGCCAACATCGTCTGTGTGGACGACGGCTCCACGGACTCCTCCGCGGCCGCGGCCCGCGCGGCCGGCGCGCTCGTGGTCCATCACGCCACGAACCTCGGCCAGGGTGCCGCCCTGCAGACCGGCATCGCCTACGTGGTCACGCAGACCGACGCCTCCTATCTGGTCACCTTCGACGCGGATGGCCAGCACCAGGTCTCCGACGCCGAGGCGATGGTGGCGATGGCCCGCGAGGAGGACCTCGCGATCGTGTTCGGCTCCCGGTTCCTCGACGATCGCACGAAGGCCGGCCTCCTGAAGAAGGTCATCCTCAAGACGGCCGTGTGGGTGACGAACCAGAGCACCGGGCTGCGCCTGACCGACGCCCACAACGGCCTGCGGGTGATCCGCCGGGACGCGGCCGCGCGGGTGAACCTCGTCCAGAACCGGATGGCGCACGCCAGCGAGATCGTGCTGCAACTGGGCCGGACGAGGCTGCCCTGGCGCGAGTACCCCGTGCACGTGCTGTACACGGAATACTCCAAGGGCAAGGGCCAGTCGGTGCTGAACTCGGTCAACATCCTCGTCGACCTGGTCTTCAAGTGAGGAGGTGGGCGCCATGGAGAAGATCTGGATCCAGCTGATCCTGCTCGTCGGCATCGCCGCGGTCGCGGTGACCCTCACCCGATCCACGGCGGACGCCCGGCATCAGGCGGTCCGGCGGGTGCTGCTCGTCGGCTTCGTGCTGGCCACTGCCGCGGCGATCATCTACCCGTCGTTCCTGAGCCAGCTGGCCCGGCTGGTCGGGGTCGGCCGGGGCACCGACCTCGTGCTCTACGCCCTCGTCATCGCGTTCCTGTCCTATGTGGCCACGATGTACCGGCGGATGAAGCTGATGGACCGGCAGATCACGGCGCTGACCCGCGAGATCGCCCTCGCCGAGGTCCGCCTCGAACAGGCCGGCTACCCGACCAACCGGCCGCCCGCCAAGGAAGCAGGGTCGGCGCCCGCCGAGACCGACCCCTCCGAGCGGCGGCCCTGAGCGCGTGCCCACCACCAACGCACTCCTCGCGCTGGCAGTGTTCGGATTCGGGATCCTGCTGCTGTACGCGCCCGGCGTCCTCACCCTGCGCCTGGTCGGGCTGCGTGGCCTTGCCCTGGCCGCCCTCGCGCCCCCGGTCACGATCGCGGCCCTGTCCCTGACGGCGATCCTGACCCGGTTCGCCGGCAAGGAGTGGGGCTTGGTCCCGGCCGCGATCGGCCTCGCCGCCACCTTCGGCGCAGCCCTGGTGCTGCGTGCGCTCGGCGTCGTGCTCACCCCCGAGCCGGTGCCCGCCGCTCGGCGGTTCCAGACCATCCTGGTCGTCTGCCTGGCGGCCGGCCTGGTCCTCGCGGTGGTGCCGGTGGCCGTCGGCGCGGGCGGGGTGGACTCGCTGCTGCAGCGGTGGGACGCCGTCTATCACCTGAGCGCGCTGCGGCTCATCGACGAGTCCGGGTCGGCGTCGTCGCTGACCGTCGGCGCCCTCTCCTACGGGACCGGCCAGGCGCATCTCTACCCCGCCGGGTGGCACGCCTTCGCCTCCCTGCTGCCGCTGTCCAGCCCGACGGCGGTGCTGAACCTGGCGGGGACTCTCACCGCTGGTCCGGCGTGGGTGTTGGGCTGCGCGGCGCTGGCGCGCCGCGTGTGGCCGCAACTGCCGCCGGCGCCGGCGTTGGCGGGGCTCGCCGCCGGGCTGATCACGGCCACCCCGATGAGCCTGTGGGTCGGGTGGGGGCACCTGCCGAACGCGGCCGCGCTGGCCATGACCCCGGGTGTGCTCGCGTTCGGGATCGGGGTACTGGAGCGCGCCGGAGCTTCGGCCACGGCGCGTCTCGGCGCCGGCGACGGTCCGGCCGGTCCGCCAAGTGCCGCCGGCGGCTGGCAGCAGCACGCGGCCGGCGTGGTGGTCCTCGCGGCCTGCGCCGTCGGCCTGGGGCTGACCCACCCGAACGCCTTCCTCGCACTCGCGGTCCTGGCGCTGCCGGTGGCCGTGGTCGTCGTGGCGCGGATCTCCCGGTTGGCCTGGGCCGCCGGCCGGCGCCCGTTCGCCGTCGGGCTGCCCGTGGTGGTGGCGGTGCTCGTCGTGGGTGGCGCGGTCGCGTTCGTGAACTCGCCGCTGGCCGGTGCGGTGACAGGCTACGTGGGTGACGAGCCCGACGGCGCGGGCGCCGCCGTCGGGGCCGTCCTGGTGGGCTGGTACGAGCTGTGGCCGCACGTGGTGACCGCGGCGGTGGTGATCGCGGCACCCTACGGCGCGGTGCTCGCGTGGCGTCGCGGCGCCCCGTGGGCGGCGGGCTCGCTCGCCGTGGTGTGGCTGCTGTACGTCGACGCGGCCATGGGCGGACCGACCGGGATCTCCTCACTCTGGTACACCAGCCCGGCGCGCCTGAGCGTGGTCACGGCGATGGTGACCGTGGTGCTGGCCGTCGGCGCCCTCGTGCGTGCGGGCGCGGCGGCTGCCCGCCGATGGCCGGCCGGACGCGGCCGGGCCGTCGCGGCCGCTGCCCTCGTCGTGCTGCTCGCCGTGGCCATGGTCGCCTCGTCCGTCTACAAGGCCGAGCGCACCGCGAAGCTGTACGACCCGGCCGCCACCGGCGCGCCCCGGTTCGTGACCGCCGCCGAGCTCCAGATGCTCGCCGACCTGGACCTGGAGCCGGGTGGGGCCGTGCTCGGCAGCCCGTTCTCCGGTGCCCCGCTGCTGTACGGGCTGCGCGGGGTGCCGGTGGTGTTCCCGATCGCCGGGCAGGTGTGGTCCCCGGCCCAGCAGACGCTCATGGACGGCCTCGACGACCTCTCCGACCCGGAGGTCTGCGCGGCGATGCAGGAGCTCGGCGTGCGGTACCTGTACCAGGACTCCCGCCCCTATCAGGCGTCGGGCGACTACCGGGCGCTGGACGACCTCGAGGTGCCCGGCGCGGAGGTGGTCGCGGAGGCGGACACCGCCCGGATCCTGCGACTGCCGGACTGCAACGACATGTGACCCAGGTCTCCGGCCTGCACAAAACCTCCCCCGGAACGGCGCGGCCGGTCCGCCGGTCCGGCGCCGGGAATCCGTACGATCGTTGATCGATGCCAACCACCGAGAACTCCCCGCGCCCTGCTCACGGCCGACGCCGCGCGCCGCGCCACAGCCGCCGCCTGCAGCGGACCCACGTCCTTCGTGGTGTGCTGCTCACGCTCATCGGCGTGGTCGCGTTCACCGGCACCGGAGCGGCCCTGGCCTACAACTCGCTGCAGCGCAACATCGACCAGCACGACCTCGACGAGATCCTCGGCGAGGACCGCGAGAGCCCGACGGCGGCGGAGCCGGGTGACCCGGCCGAGGGCCAGGCGTACAATCTGCTGGTGCTCGGCTCGGACACCCGCACGGGCGACAACGCCGACTACGGAGAGGCGGAGGGGCAGCGCTCCGACACCACGCTCGTGGTACACATCTCCGCGGACCGGTCCCGGGTGGACGTGGTCTCCATCCCGCGTGACATGATCGTGGATGTCCCGAGCTGCCCGCTCCCGGACGGCTCCGAGTCCGCTGCCGCCGACGACGCCCGCTTCAACTCCGCGTTCGCCTACGGCGGTCAGACCGGTGACACCGCGTACGCCGCCGCGTGCGCGATCCTGACCGTGGAGGAGATGACCGGCCTGTTCATCGACGACTTCGTCGTGGTGGACATGGAGGGCTTCAAGGACATGGTGGACGCCATCGGTGGCGTCGACATGTGCTTCGAGGAGGACATCGTCTCCCCGGAGGCCGGCCTGGACCTGACCGCCGGGTGCCACACCCTCGACGGCGAGACGGCGCTCGCCGTGGCCCGGGCTCGCAAGGGCGTCGACGACGGCAGCGACATCAGCCGGATCGGCCGCCAGCAGGAACTCCTGACAGCCATGGTCGAGCAGGTGATGGCGAAGAACCTGCTCACCGACTCCAGCGGCCTGTTCCAGTTCCTGCAGGCCGCCACCGCGTCGCTGAGCACCAGTGACGGCATCGGCAACATCACCTCGATGGCCGGCCTCGCGTACTCGCTGAACGGCGTCGGCATCGACAACTTCACGTTCGCCACCGTGCCGTTCGACTGGTCCGGGAACGTGGTGCTGCAGAACGCCGACTCCGAGGCGCTCTGGGAGTCGGTGGTGGCCGACCAGCCGCTGGTGCTGCCGCCCGACCCCGAGGCGACCGACGGCACCGAGACCGACGGCACCGAGACCGACGGCACCGAGACCGACGGTGCCACCGGGAACGGGGTCGACGACGGCGAGCCCGACCCCGGTCAGGGCTGACCGTACGTCCATCCCGGAGCACCGGATCGGGACCCGCGAGTTCCGGCACGCCCACCGCGCCCTCCCGATGAGACGATGGAAGCGATGAATCGGCAGACCAGCAGGCCTCGCGCCCGGCACGCCGCGCCACCGGATCGGCGCCGCACCGACCTCGGCCCTGCCCGGAGCCCGGCCGGCGCCCGGACCGCGGCCCGTGCCGGCGGGACCGAGCACCACGACCTCGCCGGGGTGCGCCATGCCCGCAGGCGCCGGCGGCCGCGCCGGCACATCGCGCCCCTGGCCGGCCTCGCAGTGGCGCTGTTCGCCGTCAGCGGCGCGGGCCTGGCGTATCAGGACCTGGACCGCAACATCGGTGGGACGGACATCGAGCCGCTGCTGGGCACCGACCGACCGGAACCGGCACCCCCGGTCGACGGCTCGGCCGGCACCGCCGTCAATCTGCTCCTGATCGGCTCGGACGACCGGTCCGGGGAGAACACGGCGATCGGTGGCCCGAACGTCGAGTCCGGGATCCGTTCGGACACCGTGATCGTCGCGCACATCTCCGCGGACCGGTCCCGGGTGGAGCTGATCTCGATCCCTCGGGACTCCTGGGTGGACATCCCCTCCTGTGACCTTCCCGATGGTTCGACGACCGCGCCGACCACCGGGAAGTTCAACAAGGCCTTCCACCAGGGTGGGCAGACCGGCGACGTCGGCTACGCCGCCGCCTGCACGATCCGGACCATCGAGTCCCTCACCGACGTCCGCATCGACGGCTTCATCGCCGTGGACTTCGGCGGGTTCGTGGACATGGTCGACGCCATCGGCGGCGTCCCGATGTGCATCCCCGAGGACATGGACGACCCGTACGCCCAGCTCGAGCTCAGCGCCGGCGAGCAGGTGCTCAACGGGACGCAGGCGCTCGGGTACGCCCGCGCACGCAAGACGATCGGCGACGGCAGCGACATCGGGCGGATCGCCCGGCAACAGGCCCTGCTTGGTGCCACGGTCCGCCAGGTCCTGAACCAGAACGTGCTGACCGACGCACCGCGGTTGTACGGGTTCCTCGACGCGGCGACGGCGTCCCTGACCACCAGCTCGAACTACGCGTCCATCTCCGCCATGTCCGGACTCGCGTACTCGCTGCGTGACCTGGGCAGCGAGGACATCGCGTTCGTGACCGTGCCGAACGTGGACCGCGGTGACGGGGCGAACGTGCTCTGGACCGACGCGGCCGACGAGATGTGGGCAGCGATCGCCGCCGACCAACCGCTGACCGTCACGGGAGCCGACGACGACACCGCCGACGCCGGTGGCGCCCCCGAGCCGGCCGACCCGCCCGCCAACGGCGCGGCGACGGATCCGACCGAACCTGCGACCGACGCCGCGTCCTCCCCGGCGGCGGCCGACCCCGGCCCTACCCTCGATGGAACCACCGCCGACGACGGGAGTACCCAGTGCGGGTGAGCCGAGACGAGCCGTTCGACAACGAACGCGAGCCCGAGCCGGCCTCCGTCGACCCGTTCGCCGACGCGCCGAGGCGCCCCGCCCCGGGCCGCAAGCCGGCCCGCGGGTCGAGCCGGGCCCGTACCGGCGGTTCGGCGCAGGCCGTGCCTGCGACCGGCGGACCGGAGCGCACGAGCGCACGGTCCACAGCTACGTCGGCCCCCGAGCGCACCGTCCGCCGCACGCCGTCGGGCGCCGCGAGGCCGGCCGCCGTGCGGCCGGCCGTCAAAGCCCCCGCCGAGGAGGCCGGCGCGCCGCCGAGCTTCGCGCCCGGCTCCGGCGAGCGCACGGACCGGGCCCGCGGCACCGGGCCTCGCCCGGCCGCGAACGCGACCCGCGTGATGCCGGCGCAGGGCGAGCAGGCCACGCCCCCGGCGCGTCGTCCGCAGCGCCCGGCCGGCGACCAACCCCGTCGCCCGCCGGGCAGCACCCGTCCTCCGGACGGACCGACGGCCCGGACGGAGCCCAGGGCCCGCAGGCCGAGACGGCGTGGCCGCCGCATCGCGGCCCTGCTCGCGGTCCTGCTCATCCTCGTGCTGGCCTGGCCCGTCGGCCTGCTGGTCTGGGCGAACGGGAAGATCCAGCACACCGACGCCCTCGGTTCCAGCACCCTGACCACCGCCGGCACCACCTACCTCCTGGCCGGCTCGGACTCCCGCGCCGACGGTCAGGTCGCGGACGCGACCGAAGGTCAGCGCGCCGACACGATGATCCTGATCACGGTGCCGCCGAGCGGCGCGACCTCGATGATCTCGCTCCCGCGGGACACCTACGTCGAGATCCCCGGCTACGGCGCGAACAAGCTCAATGCGGCATTCTCCTTCGGCGGCCCGGAACTGCTGGTCGCCACCGTGGAGGGCCTGACCGGCATCGAGGTCGACCACTACGTGGAGATCGGGATGGGCGGGGTCGCGAACATCGTGGACGCCGTCGGCGGCGTCGAGCTGTGCCTCGACTACGACGTGAGCGACGCGGACAGCGGCCTGGAGTGGACCGCCGGCTGCCACGTCGTCGACGGCGCGACCGCGCTCGCGTTCGCCCGGATGCGCAAGGCGGACCCGCTCGGCGACATCGGCCGGACCCAGCGCCAACAGCAGGTGATCCAGGCCGTGACCTCCGCCGTCGCACAGCCCTCGCTGGTGTTCCAGCCCGGCGAACAGGTGCGCCTGGCCGACGAGGGCCTCGCCGCCCTAGTCGTGGACGAGGACACCGGCATCATCGACATGGCCCGGATGGCGCTCGCGTTCCGGGCGGCGACCGGCCCCGACGGCGTCCGCGGCGCGCCGCCGATCTCCGACCTCGCATACCGGCCGGGCGGGATCGGCGAGGCCGTCCTGCTCGACCCGGACCGGGTGGACGCGTTCTTCACCGCGGTCGCCGACGGCACGGTCACCACGGCGGACCTGAACCAATAGCGAGCCGGACCGGCGCGCCGGGACGCACGCACTGTGGTTCGCTGGTCGCCATGACGCACGTGAACGATCCCGCCGTCGTGCGGCGGTTGCTGACCACTCCCGGCCGCTGGGCGGTCGTCGGACTGTCCTCCAACACCACGCGCGCCGCATACGGCGTCGCCCGCTATCTCCAGCAGAACCTCGGGCAGCAGATCGTGCCCGTGCACCCGAAGGCGGAGACCGTTCACGGCGAGCGCGGCTACGCCACGCTCGCGGAGGTACCGGGCGACCTCGACGTCGTCGACGTGTTCGTGAATGCCACGCTCGCCGGTGAGGTGGTGGACCAGGCCATCGCCCGCGGGGCCAAGGCGGTCTGGCTGCAGCTGGACGTCATCGACCAGGCCGCGGCGCATCGTGCCGCCGAGGTCGGGCTGGACGTCGTGATGGACACCTGCCCGGCGATCGAGGGTCCGCTGCTCGGGTTGGGCTGACGGCCTGATCTGCCAGCACTGCACGAGGTCTCGACCAGACCCTGGTGGTCCGGGACTCCAGCGCACCACCACCGGCCTGACCGGATCCTCCGCGGCGGGCCGGGTGTGCGTCCCGCAGCAGGCACCTCGCTATCGTGGAGCCATGTCCCACACCACACCCCGGTCCCGGATCGCCGCCCTGCTGCTCGCACTGCTCGCGGCGGTCGGAACCGGCGTGCTCAGCGGCTGCGACGCGATCTCGGGTGCCGCCGGGGACGCCGTCGAGCGTGCCATCGAGGAGGCCGTTGACGGCCTCGACCTCAGCGACGGCCTTCCCGAGGGCTTCCCCGCGGAGGTCGCCGTGGTCGAGGGCCCGACCCGCGGCGCCGCCAGCACCGACGCCGACGGCGTGACCACCTGGGTGGCCCTGGTGACGGCGGCCGAGTCCGGCACGATCGCGCGCAGCACGCTGGAGGACGCGGGCTTCGAGGTCGACAACGTGGTCACCCACGACGCCGGGCTCATCGCCCAGCTCAGCTCGGACGCCTACGACGTGAAGCTGATCGCCTCGGACACCCGGGTCGTCTACGTGGTGACGCCGGTCGCCTGATCGCGTCAGCCTCGCGCGAGTTCGAGCAGGACCAAGCCCTCGATGACGGGCCCCGCGACCGCGAGGTACATCAGCCCCAGGAACAGCGTGTACAGCACGACGAACGCCGCGCTGCTGCGCAGCCGGCCGGGCTCGCGCAGGTGCGTGGCCACCTTGCGCACCAGTGACGGCGGGTGCCGCACGTCCCAGCTGTTGAGCCGCACGTACCGCCCGAGGTACATCCCGAACGAGACCGCGAGCAGGATCGCCACCACGATCAGCCTTGGCGCGGCGGCCTGCAGTGGCGCCGCCACGTCCCCGTAGACGAGCAGCACGAACAGCAGCTGGGCCAGGAACACGTTGAGCACCGTGTTCAGCACCCCGGACATGGCGAGCGTGATCACCTGCACCACGTCGAACCACATCGGCACGCTCTCCTGCTCGCGTCGGTGGGACATGTTCAGCTCGGTGATGAGGTAGCCGGCGTTCGGCAGCAGGAGCAGCCAGACCACTCCGAGGATCACACCGACGGTCAGCGCGAGCCAGACCTGCGCCAGCGCCAGGACCGGCACCACGAACACGAGCACGCCCATCAGCAGCACCGGTGCGACCGAGAGCATCACGTTCCACAGCATCGGCGTGTAGAGCCGCGCCCGGAACATCGGGCCGCGCAGGAGGATCAGGGCGAGCGCGAACGCGTTCATGCCCGCGACCCCGATGAGCAGGCTGGTCAGCACGGGCGCCCTGTTCCTCTGACCGGGCCGGCCGGCTCAGGCCCCGAATCCGGTGCGCTGCGTGCGCGAGGCGCGCAGCCGCGCACCCTTGTCCAGGGCGGCCTGACGCAACCCCTCCTGGAAGGTGACCATCTTCTCGCGGAGCGCGGCGGCGCCGTCGTCGGCGCCCGCGGCGAGGATCCGGACGGCGAGCAGCCCGGCGTTGCGGGCCCCGCCGACGGACACGGTCGCCACCGGCACGCCGGCCGGCATCTGCACGATGGACAGCAGCGAGTCCATCCCGTCCAGGTGCTTGAGCGGCACCGGCACCCCGATCACGGGCAACGGCGTGACGGAGGCGAGCATGCCCGGCAGGTGGGCCGCTCCCCCGGCGCCGGCGATGATCACGCCGACCCCGCGCCCGGCGGCCTCCTGGCCGAACGCGATCATGTCCTGCGGCATCCGGTGCGCGGAGATCACGTCCACCTCGGGTTCGAGGCCGAACTCCGCGAGCGCGTCGGCGGCGTCCTTCATCACGGGCCAGTCCGAATCGGAGCCCATCACCACGGCGACGGTGTTCATGCGGGGGTCCCTCCCAGGATCGTGGTTGCGGCGCGGGCCCGACGGCGGACCTCGGCCAGGTCCGTGCCGGTCACCGTCACGTGGCCCAGTTTGCGGCCCGGGCGGACCGACTTGCCGTAGAGGTGGACCTTGGCGTCCGGGAAGGCAGCCATCAGGTCCGGGTAGGCCGAGGCCGGGTCCGCGAGTTCGGAGCCGAGCAGGTTCACCATGACCGACCACGGCGCGGTGGCGCTGGTGTCCCCGAGGGGCAGGTCGAGCACGGCCCGCAGGTGCTGCTCGAACTGGCTGGTCACGGAGCCGTCGAGGCTGAAGTGGCCGCTGTTGTGCGGGCGCATCGCGAGCTCGTTGACGAGCAGCACGCCGTCGGCGGCCTCGAACATCTCGACGGCGAGTACCCCGGTCACGTCCAGGCCGTCGGCGATCGTGCGGGCGATGTCCAGCGCATCCTCGGCCACGTGCACGGGCAGATCCGGTGCCGGGGCGATCACCTCGGCGCACACCCCGTTCGCCTGGACGGTCTCGACCACCGGCCAGGCGGCCACCTGCCCGCTCGGCCGCCGCGCGACGAGCGCGGCCAGCTCCCGGCGGAAGGCGACGCGCTCCTCGACGAGGATCTGCCCGTGGTCGGAGTCGAACCAGTGCGCGGCCTCGGCGGCGTCGTGCACCACCAGCACGCCCTTGCCGTCGTAGCCGCCGACCGGGACCTTCGCGATCACGGGCCAGCCGACGCGGTCTCCGAACGCGGTCAGCTCCTCCGGCGTGGCCACCGCCGCCCACCGCGGGCACGGCACCCCGAGCTCGGTGAGCCGGGTGCGCATCACGATCTTGTCCTGGGCGTGCCGG
Coding sequences within:
- a CDS encoding Gfo/Idh/MocA family protein, with product MANLRAGLIGLGMMGRHHARVLRSLDGVDLVAVADPGGDPHNVAGALPVLPDVQALIDAGIDYAMVAVPTQFHTEAGLALAGAGVHALIEKPLAKDTEGARALADAFEGAGLVGAVGHIERYNPALQSLRARLEAGELGDVYQIATRRQGPFPARIADVGVVKDLGTHDIDLTAWVAQQAYTSVAARTAFKSGREHEDLVAITGLLADGTVTNHLVNWLSPMKERLTVVTGDKGTFVADTLLADLTFHANGNIPTRWADVAQFRGVSEGDVIRYAIDKPEPLRTEHEAFRDAILGKPADIVTMRQGLATVAVAEAALESARTGRTVTLG
- a CDS encoding DegT/DnrJ/EryC1/StrS family aminotransferase, whose translation is MTEDLIPAARPIIGDEERAAVDRVLRSGMIAQGPEVAAFEAEFAAELVAGRTCVAVNSGTSGLHLGLLAAGVGPGDEVIVPSFTFAATGNSVALTGATPVFADIEGTYFNLDPAGVRAAITERTKGIMPVHLYGHPAAMTELRAIADSRGLRLFEDAAQAHGATLNGAPVGSFGDFGMFSLYPTKNMTSGEGGMVSCATDEIARNVRLLRNQGMQKQYANEVIGFNARMTDIHAAIGRVQLTKVGGWTRARQANAAFLDENLEGVLTPAVAEGATHVYHQYTIRVPGDRDAFATALREEHAVGCGVYYPIPNHRLESLRGYAPGLDLPETERAAREVISLPVHPSLSRQDLDRIVTAVNTVAKAGA
- a CDS encoding glycosyltransferase family 2 protein, whose translation is MTTNDDAWLVVPLYNEATVIGDVIRAALPTFANIVCVDDGSTDSSAAAARAAGALVVHHATNLGQGAALQTGIAYVVTQTDASYLVTFDADGQHQVSDAEAMVAMAREEDLAIVFGSRFLDDRTKAGLLKKVILKTAVWVTNQSTGLRLTDAHNGLRVIRRDAAARVNLVQNRMAHASEIVLQLGRTRLPWREYPVHVLYTEYSKGKGQSVLNSVNILVDLVFK
- a CDS encoding DUF2304 domain-containing protein: MEKIWIQLILLVGIAAVAVTLTRSTADARHQAVRRVLLVGFVLATAAAIIYPSFLSQLARLVGVGRGTDLVLYALVIAFLSYVATMYRRMKLMDRQITALTREIALAEVRLEQAGYPTNRPPAKEAGSAPAETDPSERRP
- a CDS encoding DUF6541 family protein — translated: MPTTNALLALAVFGFGILLLYAPGVLTLRLVGLRGLALAALAPPVTIAALSLTAILTRFAGKEWGLVPAAIGLAATFGAALVLRALGVVLTPEPVPAARRFQTILVVCLAAGLVLAVVPVAVGAGGVDSLLQRWDAVYHLSALRLIDESGSASSLTVGALSYGTGQAHLYPAGWHAFASLLPLSSPTAVLNLAGTLTAGPAWVLGCAALARRVWPQLPPAPALAGLAAGLITATPMSLWVGWGHLPNAAALAMTPGVLAFGIGVLERAGASATARLGAGDGPAGPPSAAGGWQQHAAGVVVLAACAVGLGLTHPNAFLALAVLALPVAVVVVARISRLAWAAGRRPFAVGLPVVVAVLVVGGAVAFVNSPLAGAVTGYVGDEPDGAGAAVGAVLVGWYELWPHVVTAAVVIAAPYGAVLAWRRGAPWAAGSLAVVWLLYVDAAMGGPTGISSLWYTSPARLSVVTAMVTVVLAVGALVRAGAAAARRWPAGRGRAVAAAALVVLLAVAMVASSVYKAERTAKLYDPAATGAPRFVTAAELQMLADLDLEPGGAVLGSPFSGAPLLYGLRGVPVVFPIAGQVWSPAQQTLMDGLDDLSDPEVCAAMQELGVRYLYQDSRPYQASGDYRALDDLEVPGAEVVAEADTARILRLPDCNDM
- a CDS encoding acyltransferase, with amino-acid sequence MGVRISDTADVDPRAFLGEGTSVWHLAQVREGAVLGTGCVVGRGAYVGPGVSLGNNCKLQNYALVYEPAVLEDGVFVGPAAVLTNDEFPRAVNPDGSLKTGADWEAVGVTLRQGSSVGARAVCIAPVTVGRWATVAAGAVVTRDVPDFALVAGVPARWLRWVGRAGVPLEDEGGGHWRCPSSGETYVETDGGLALERDHDAEETP